The genomic region atatgtGTCATGAATTTATGTTAGCATTGGGATTTTCTGGTATTGGCAGTGATGACCAAGTTCTATTACCAATGCAGCTAATTGGTGCATTCCTAATGGTGTTGCCAGCATTTTATTCTAAAGGTTACGTTATTGAGTATAAACGACACGATCCAAACCATTGGCCAACCGAGGGCATGACGTCCTGGAATGCATTTTGCTACTGGCTTAAGATGTCAAGCAAAAATACAAACAAACTGCTACTAGACGTGTTTACAACTGATTTACAAGTTTTCTTTagttttacacatttatatacccccttacacatttatattaaatagtatataaaagTATGTAGGGGTATATAACTGTGtagataaatattatattacattaaatGTGATTTAATTATGGATTTCCACTCATTTCTTAAGATCGTCATCTTCAACTTCTTCTTCACACTCATgttctaaaaaattataacGAAACTAATATAGTGTGTGGTACCTTGTATTTCTCAGTATGCTTCTTTGTATTGTAAGTTATCATTGATAAATAGCTATCGGTTTCAAAATCTATAAAATCTTCCAAATCTTCCTCAAATCCGTCTTCCATCTCATTTTCTGCATTATTCCCAGTGTCATTTCCAACATCGCCACTGCTCATGGAGTCGGCAGTACTCCCAATATTATCAATgttaaaattgtaaatattcTGGAATGAATTGaaatatgttaattttGACTTGATACTTTccttaaaaatttttattttgtttattaattcactatattttttctccttataaatataatctACAGACTCTTTTGatgtattattttttatagaGTGGTTGAGGGGATCTTCCAATTTTACAGTAATATTTTGAGGATCAGACTTGACAGTATCAGCTTCCAAATTTAAAGTTGAGAGTATGCATGTTCTAATCATTGTTGACAAAGTATTATCAATCAAAAGTAAAAACTCGACActattgtaatataaagaTCTCTTCTTTCCAATACAGCTCAAGACCACTCCATCAtctaaacaaaattttaatatgaatttattttgtaaatagtgtaaaataaatgaattcGTATAGATAATACCTGTGACAGTAATCAATCCATTGTTCACATCACTAATggtattatataattttaaaatgatgTTTAGGAAAATTTGTGAAATTAGGACTGAAATTTGGAGTAATAGCTGGACTTGTTCTTTATTTCTCTTCTTTATATTCTCCTTCCGCTCATTAAACTTCTTCAAGGAATCTTCCCTCAGAGTGTTGTAACTGTTAACTAAGTTCTCGTAAAAGTTACTGTCATCCAACTCTATCGTCTCTTGGGAGAGAAAGTTAAATCTCTCGGGGGTGTAAATCTCATCTTCGTCTGAGATGACTTCACAGAATGCAAAGGGCTTTGGGCCCTTGTGGATGATCtccaaatttatataaatcaCGTTAATTGCAGATATTATGGGTTCCAATCTCGTAAACATTTTTAGACTCAGTTCATGTTCAAATGATAACAGTTGAGATAGAAGCAAAAAGAGAATAAAACGGGCTATGGCTATTTTTTCACTCTTCACAGCGCTGGTGGTGTCAATTGGAAGTGATGAGGCCCAGTTACAGAGCAATGTTGGAATGTAATTTGAAGGCAGAAACGCCACCAAATGGCCAGAAACTATGTGAGTCAAAGTGTAAAATACCCTCTTGGTGTATCTATTATTTAACTTCAGCAGCTCTATCAATTGGACGTCAGTACTAGTTACTGAACCACTAGTACTGTTTAATTTGTCATGATTTAAACTATGGTCACCATTAATAGATTCATTTGACTCGATCAAATCATCTGAATCCTCGTTAGAGCCGAAATATTGGACAAAAAGTGAGTTTTTGACCTTCCGACCGTACAGATTTGTCTCCACCAATTTTTTGATATTTGAGTATATTCTGTTAGTCATGCTCACGTCGTAGTAGTTATTGCTACACAACTTCATGTGGTACTTGTATAGCAATAATTCCACCAGCTCCGTGGTATTCCTGCTATTATATCTGAACTGCGTTATGAATTTGAGAATCACTTTAAAAAAGTAAACATTGTCAAAATTTGCATTATTTTGTACAAAATCCTCAGACTTCACCAATTGGTTGTTTTGTTCCTGAGTAGTGTTATTCATGTCATATTCTAAAAACccaaatattaaactatCAACTTCGTCTTCCATTGTTTGCGCATCACTCACAGGAATATATCTTGTCGTCAAATACTTTTCAAACACAATCCTGTCcattaacaaataattagtCCTGAAATTCAGCATCTTAAACATCCTCACGGTTACCATCTTTTCCTCCACAACTTTCCCGTCAAACGTGAAGTCCCTTAATCTAACCGGTGATTGCACAAGTTGTGACAAGTAGTGTACAACTAAAGTTCTATACAAGTACAATTCATAGTTTCTGTACTCCAGTGATAGTGCAGTGTCATCCTTAATTTCGCAGTATAAAAGCGATAAAAATAGTTTGTACAAACTCGAATCCTGAGCATAATTATCGTTCAGCTTAATAATAACTCTGACCAGTGAGTCAGAATTTCCATCAACAAAGATTCCATCATTCATCAATGTAGCCATTGATACCAACACACATGTTATTACACTACTTCTATCCACTCCACTCTTATCTAAACCAATAtctaaataaatgaaatagTGTAAATTACCTGTACTTGGTATAACATTGACCAAAGCGCTAATCGAAAGATTATTTTCTTGAATATGCTGAAAAAGTGAATTTAGAAACTTGTTTGCCACTTCTTTACTCAattcataatttacataCGATTCctcaattttatttgttaaacTCGTTGTCGGATATAATATCACCGTTCTCGGGATACCACTACTCTTTAGTATACtcttatatatattattgatgTACTCATTTAATTCAGCttcaaatgataaattactACTATACCAGTTAAAGTTTATccttaaattttttaatatttctctTCCCACTTcatgattttttaatacaCTTTTCAGACTTTCAAATACGGTCTCATCCACATTATCAACACCATTCTGCTGTTCTATGATTAAATATGActgaattaaaatcaaaacaCTATCTGGGACACCACTAATTGAGTAATATTTTGGGAAAAGATAAGTTAAAAACCttgaaaatgaatatattataccTCTAGCCACCACATTACTCATCTTATCCCGTGTGTTAAACTGCTTTAGCAAGTTTGAATATATTGTAACTAGTCCATTTAAAAAACTAgaatcttttaaattttctgtCTTTAAAGACACTTTACTATAAAAATCCAACATCATTATGTATACATTAACATCAGTTAAGGTGTTAATTTCATACTCGTtaattttccaaattaatTCATCGGAAATATGGCCATCATTATCCATTTTTAcactaattttacaatataatttaagCAAAAACGTGGTGAAATCTTGATGAAATGAACAGAAGAATTTGTTTGTGTGAAATTCTGAAAAAAGTGGAAACAACTTCAAAATTTCCTCGTCACTAATATACAGCGGGTTATCTGATTTTATTTCAGATTTATATCCAACCAGTCCCATTACCACATCATTCATTGACACGAAACCGTTACACAGtgttaaaatgaaatttgTGAACAACGTGCCAAGTGAGCAAATAGACCAGaagatattattaaaaagCGATAAACATCCTAAATCAATATGTATAGCTATTATCTAGACTAATTAGTTATAAAAGTTACCCAGTGAGGGGAATTCTGAAAGACGAAATCTGTACTTAAAACAGAAAAACAAGcgaattaaaattacatacAAACGGCTTATAAACTGGACAtctttttcataattttttagaaaatttataaagaaattaacacctaaaacaattttaataaacaattaagTGAATATATAGATAAATAAATGGTAGTATTGTAGGagttataaaattttccacAAATCAGGGAAGGAACATACGATGTTGATTAGGAATACTTTTaagtgtatatttaatagcATTGTTAAGAAATAGCATCTGTTTATTAACAGGAATATTAGCATTTTGACATTGTAAATCAACTgataaaatacattttaacCATTTTTTTTGCAAAATCTCGAATTTACCCAAATTCTCCACCAAATCATCCTCGAATCCTGACGGATCACTACTTCTTACATTGTTAGTAGAGTTTCCCCTTAAATTAGGACGTTTAAGAACGATTTGTTGAGGGACGTTGGAATTTTTAAGATCTTGACCTGCTGAATCAGAATACGAGCGAGTTCGAACTCCCATAATAAcatcattattatacaaatttatccCAATTCATGCaaagttaaattatttacatttactattttattgttttttaGATATATTATCTCCCCATCCACTTCTAACATTATTTAccttaatattagtaattttcttattttttccattttttgtgttttttagttttaaattattttaaaaataaagattttcaaaaatgtgtaattatttaattagaCAATTTGTTCatagttaattttttaaaaaaattatgttGGTTTAATCAACTAAACATATAAATTGTGTTTAATTCctcattaaaatttaaattaatagaaaaacctgcaaatgtgtaaaatctACTATAGAATAGGGAAATGCATGGAACAGTAAAGCCCAAGGGTAGATTTGGTCGTATTTTCGACTCTTTGAGGTTTAACTGGACTCGGCGTCGTTATATATGGCGCGCTTGTTTTTTCTACAAGCTTGTCAGTTGGATTCTAATGATCGGTTTCTTTCTTACACATCACTCATAATTAATACTTATTCATCTAAATCATTAAACTACACTAATTTACTCtattttagataaatatatacagttaataatatataaactatTAATGTGTTACAGGATTATTAATAACGACggtgttttattatttaataacaaaGTATTCgttttttgtaaattacAGTTGTTCTTCTCGtagtattaatatgatTAATCTATTCATGATTTCTATCTCTGTTACTACAGGTGACTTTAACAATCTTCACACATGTTAATATGATTATAGCTatattattggtattatCGGTATATTTGGCCAGAATGTGTAATTTGTTTTCGAATTACACAATGAGACAGTTTGTGACGACTGGGCGTTTTATGCACTTTGTGGGCTGCACTGTTAAGTGGCTTCCATGGGTATCAGCTGTCGTAATGTGGATTTGGCTGGCTATACAATTTTCCAGTCTAATTTGGGTTTTCGTTAACCCAAAACAGTGGTGTGATCATCGTTTTGATGAATCGGCTGTCAACGCCGTTAGAAACTGCAGactcattttaaataaaaatacgCGTACcactaatactatatacttatttatttgatagtatatataatggtAAAATGATGTGTAGCTTGTCAAATTGTGTTTGAGAATGTAACGCCGAAGGAGATAAGGAACTGTAATCATCCAGAGTACTTGATAACTAGGAAAATGGTACTTCTCGCACTAAAAGATCCATCATCAAAGTGTTCAGTAGAAGATATTACTGTCTGCAATGCTTATAGAGATGCCATCACTAAAGACGGTACTATTGCtttctaatatttattcaacTAGATAATGCTTATTTAGCTAATTATACGTTCCAATAAAGAGGAAATGGgaattttatcataattttaaacgGTTATACTCATATGTTATATGATGTGTATAGATTTTGACTTTGATGAGCCTGGATTGGCAGGTTGTTATGGACAAATCCCTCCTGATATGAGCAGTTTTATCGACGAAAAGAACTCTAGTGATCTCTACAAGTACATTTTACTCTTCAACATTTTTTGGTCCGTCATGTTCGTACTGATCGTGTGCATCTTCTATTTCATAAAAAGCGTCACCAAGTTCGACGCCATCATCTACCAGCCCAAAGACCCCTCGGATAACATCATCATCAAAATAATCAGACCATTCACTCCATGGACCAAATAATCACACATAATTCAATTAAACAATTCAcacaataatattttaaaatgattttcccaatatttaactatttaaatttttgatgtttttgtaaaatatttcgAAAATCCTAATAGGTTTTAtactttaatatataataaatggataacaaaattaatattttaataatttaaaatatggATAATCAAGTTAAAAAGAGAAAAACACGATTTTCTGACACTCCAAACCCAGGTACTTTACCTTAATCATATTCCCCTTAATTTTACGATTTTGGatgttaattattttttaaaaaattttataaatagtTATATTACTTAGATATTGATAAAACTTTCAGATTCCGATGATTCCAATACCGTTAACAATAATTTCAACAATTTAAACGTGAATAATGAGAAGGATTCCTTGATTCCTGAACAAAAACATGATAAAAGTAGTGATTTGGAGAGTAATGTGAATAAATGGACAGGCCTGCCATTCAGTCAACACTATTACGATGTGCTGGAGGGGAGAAAGAAGTTACCCGCGTGGACTGCGCGGAAGAACTTTGTAAAGCTTGTGAAGAGGAACCAGGTTCTGGTTCTGGTGGGTGAGACAGGTAGTGGGAAAACAACACAGATGACGCAATTTGCACTAGAGGCTGGGCTTTCCGGTTTGAGGCCAATCGCAATTACCCAGCCGCGCCGAGTGGCTGCAATGTCAGTTGCTACTAGAGTAGCTGAGGAAATGGACGTTGAACTGGGCGCGACAGTGGGATATACAATCAGATTTGAGGACAAATCCTCAGAAAAGACTATGCTAAGGTTTATGACCGACGGAATGCTCCTGAAGGAAATTACGACCGACAAAATGCTATCACACTATGGAATGGTCATCGTATCATTTACACtaattattcatatttagatcttattttaactttatttaattatttcatattaattataaaattactataatttgtatagtTAGATGAGGCACATGAGAGAACGATAGCTACGGATGTGTTATTTGGTCTGCTTAAGGATTTGATAAAACAGAGGAGTGAGTTGAAGCTGGTGATAATGTCAGCTACCCTTGAGGCAAAGAAGTTCCAGGCTTATTTTGGAGGCTGTGACATCTTGAGGATTCCCGGAGCCATGCACCCGGTTGAGATATATTACACCGCTGAGCCTGAGAGGGACTACTTTGAGGCTGCGGTTCGCACTGCAGTAAACATTCACATGCAAGAGCCTGAGGGGGACATTTTGCTTTTTCTGACTGGTGAGGAGGAGATAGAGAATGCCCGAAAGGAGATTGAGACTGCACTTGCTCGTCGAAACTGTGAGCTTCCGATGACGATTCTGACGCTGTACTCATCGCTTCCGCCTGCGCAACAGCAACGAGTTTTTGAACCCGTTTACGGACGAAAGTGTGTTATCGCAACTAATATAGCTGAAACATCAATTACTATTGACGGGATAGTCTATGTTATAGATCCCGGCTTCAGTAAGCAGAAGGTTTATAACCCTAGAGGAAGGATAGATTCTCTTTTAGTCTCACCAATTTCTAAGGCATCTGCTCAGCAGAGAGCGGGAAGAGCAGGTCGTACGAGGCCTGGAAAGTGCTTTAGACTGTACACTGAGTCTACATTTAGCAAGGAG from Theileria annulata chromosome 1, complete sequence, *** SEQUENCING IN PROGRESS *** harbors:
- a CDS encoding uncharacterized protein (Tap821d03.p1c.cand.27 - score = 77.45); the encoded protein is MGVRTRSYSDSAGQDLKNSNVPQQIVLKRPNLRGNSTNNVRSSDPSGFEDDLVENLGKFEILQKKWLKCILSVDLQCQNANIPVNKQMLFLNNAIKYTLKSIPNQHRVNFFINFLKNYEKDVQFISRLYVILIRLFFCFKYRFRLSEFPSLGCLSLFNNIFWSICSLGTLFTNFILTLCNGFVSMNDVVMGLVGYKSEIKSDNPLYISDEEILKLFPLFSEFHTNKFFCSFHQDFTTFLLKLYCKISVKMDNDGHISDELIWKINEYEINTLTDVNVYIMMLDFYSKVSLKTENLKDSSFLNGLVTIYSNLLKQFNTRDKMSNVVARGIIYSFSRFLTYLFPKYYSISGVPDSVLILIQSYLIIEQQNGVDNVDETVFESLKSVLKNHEVGREILKNLRINFNWYSSNLSFEAELNEYINNIYKSILKSSGIPRTVILYPTTSLTNKIEESYVNYELSKEVANKFLNSLFQHIQENNLSISALVNVIPSTGNLHYFIYLDIGLDKSGVDRSSVITCVLVSMATLMNDGIFVDGNSDSLVRVIIKLNDNYAQDSSLYKLFLSLLYCEIKDDTALSLEYRNYELYLYRTLVVHYLSQLVQSPVRLRDFTFDGKVVEEKMVTVRMFKMLNFRTNYLLMDRIVFEKYLTTRYIPVSDAQTMEDEVDSLIFGFLEYDMNNTTQEQNNQLVKSEDFVQNNANFDNVYFFKVILKFITQFRYNSRNTTELVELLLYKYHMKLCSNNYYDVSMTNRIYSNIKKLVETNLYGRKVKNSLFVQYFGSNEDSDDLIESNESINGDHSLNHDKLNSTSGSVTSTDVQLIELLKLNNRYTKRVFYTLTHIVSGHLVAFLPSNYIPTLLCNWASSLPIDTTSAVKSEKIAIARFILFLLLSQLLSFEHELSLKMFTRLEPIISAINVIYINLEIIHKGPKPFAFCEVISDEDEIYTPERFNFLSQETIELDDSNFYENLVNSYNTLREDSLKKFNERKENIKKRNKEQVQLLLQISVLISQIFLNIILKLYNTISDVNNGLITVTGIIYTNSFILHYLQNKFILKFCLDDGVVLSCIGKKRSLYYNSVEFLLLIDNTLSTMIRTCILSTLNLEADTVKSDPQNITVKLEDPLNHSIKNNTSKESVDYIYKEKKYSELINKIKIFKESIKSKLTYFNSFQNIYNFNIDNIGSTADSMSSGDVGNDTGNNAENEMEDGFEEDLEDFIDFETDSYLSMITYNTKKHTEKYKNMSVKKKLKMTILRNEWKSIIKSHLM
- a CDS encoding uncharacterized protein (SMART 4 transmembrane domains at aa 33-55, 75-97, 17-139, 274-296;~4 probable transmembrane helices predicted for TA16860 by TMHMM2.0 at aa 33-55, 75-97, 117-139 and 274-296;~Signal anchor predicted for TA16860 by SignalP 2.0 HMM (Signal peptide probability 0.000, signal anchor probability 1.000) with cleavage site probability 0.000 between residues 53 and 54), which codes for MHGTVKPKGRFGRIFDSLRFNWTRRRYIWRACFFYKLVSWILMIGLLITTVFYYLITKYSFFVNYSCSSRSINMINLFMISISVTTAILLVLSVYLARMCNLFSNYTMRQFVTTGRFMHFVGCTVKWLPWVSAVVMWIWLAIQFSSLIWVFVNPKQWCDHRFDESAVNAVRNCRLILNKNTPCQIVFENVTPKEIRNCNHPEYLITRKMVLLALKDPSSKCSVEDITVCNAYRDAITKDDFDFDEPGLAGCYGQIPPDMSSFIDEKNSSDLYKYILLFNIFWSVMFVLIVCIFYFIKSVTKFDAIIYQPKDPSDNIIIKIIRPFTPWTK
- a CDS encoding DEAD-box family helicase, putative (Tap821d03.p1c.C.cand.71 - score = 52.16;~SMART DEXDc (SM00487) at aa 78-262, E()=9.96e-31; AAA (SM00382) at aa 2.02e-03; HELICc (SM00490) at aa 310-407, E()=1.18e-14; pfam:HA2 (PF04408) at aa 466-560 E()=1.80e-37); translated protein: MDNQVKKRKTRFSDTPNPDSDDSNTVNNNFNNLNVNNEKDSLIPEQKHDKSSDLESNVNKWTGLPFSQHYYDVLEGRKKLPAWTARKNFVKLVKRNQVLVLVGETGSGKTTQMTQFALEAGLSGLRPIAITQPRRVAAMSVATRVAEEMDVELGATVGYTIRFEDKSSEKTMLRFMTDGMLLKEITTDKMLSHYGMVILDEAHERTIATDVLFGLLKDLIKQRSELKLVIMSATLEAKKFQAYFGGCDILRIPGAMHPVEIYYTAEPERDYFEAAVRTAVNIHMQEPEGDILLFLTGEEEIENARKEIETALARRNCELPMTILTLYSSLPPAQQQRVFEPVYGRKCVIATNIAETSITIDGIVYVIDPGFSKQKVYNPRGRIDSLLVSPISKASAQQRAGRAGRTRPGKCFRLYTESTFSKELVSETYPEILRSNIASVVLSLKKIGIDDLVHFDFMDPPAPETMMRALEELNYLGALDDEGELTSVGSLMADFPLEPQLSKVLVHSPEFNSISSLTAVVSMLSCGNVFVRPREYAKEADAAKLQYSAQEGDHITLLNLFNQYQAVVNSSSSGSTSSSVRRYCQENYVNPRSLSSALNIYQQLITILTRMHSVNSVDINKTSEGRDKDVSSVVKGLVKGFFQQVAYKSSRGHYLLVKDNQAVALHPSTTLQHTPQWVIYHEFIYTSKNYIRTVTEIKGEWLMELAPHYFNPYEMNNQETKNAFLSLKH